In a single window of the Saccharothrix australiensis genome:
- the paaZ gene encoding phenylacetic acid degradation bifunctional protein PaaZ, whose translation MAMLRSYVSGRWHTSSAEGAPLHDAVTGEEIARISSEGVDMAAALDHGRRVGGPALRELTFHQRGALLKALASHLREHREELYALSARSGATRADSLIDVDGGIGVLFGYASKAKRELPNDTVYVDGAVEPLSRGGTFVGRHIGTPLRGVAVQINAFNFPLWGPLEKFAPAFVAGVPSLIKPASQTAYLTEKLVELMLASGLLPEGSVQLVTGGAGDLLDHLTPQDLVGFTGSASTAQLLRTHPAVIRSSVRFNAEADSLNCSILGPDAVPGTPEFDLFVKQLVTEMTVKAGQKCTAIRRALVPAALVGAVADAARDRLAKVVVGNPANESVRMGALAGLEQREEVRRSLKALLEAGEVVFGSPDRVDVVDADAERGAFLSPVLVRADPDRAQPHEVEAFGPVATLLPYDGPAHAVELAARGAGSLVGSVVSHDADFVREVVLGVAPWHGRLLVLDRDDAGESTGHGSPLPALVHGGPGRAGGGEEMGGIRGVLHHLQRTAVQGSPRVLTSVTGRWVAGADRRESDVHPFRKSLAELRVGDSVVAGPRAVTLADIEHFASFTGDTFYAHMDEEAAAANPFFGGRVAHGYLVVSFAAGLFVSPEPGPVLANYGLENLRFLTPVFPGDELTVTLTAKQITPREDQDYGEVRWDADLVNQKGESVARYDVLTLVAKTAG comes from the coding sequence ATGGCCATGCTGCGCAGCTACGTGTCCGGTCGCTGGCACACCTCGTCCGCCGAGGGCGCGCCGCTGCACGACGCGGTGACCGGCGAGGAGATCGCCCGCATCTCGTCCGAGGGCGTCGACATGGCGGCGGCGCTGGACCACGGCCGCCGGGTCGGCGGGCCGGCCCTGCGGGAGCTGACGTTCCACCAGCGCGGCGCGCTGCTCAAGGCCCTCGCCTCCCACCTGCGCGAGCACCGCGAGGAGCTGTACGCCCTGTCCGCGCGGTCCGGCGCGACCAGGGCCGACTCGCTGATCGACGTCGACGGCGGTATCGGCGTGCTGTTCGGCTACGCGAGCAAGGCCAAGCGGGAGCTGCCCAACGACACGGTGTACGTGGACGGCGCGGTCGAGCCGCTGAGCCGGGGCGGCACGTTCGTCGGCAGGCACATCGGCACGCCGCTCCGCGGTGTCGCGGTGCAGATCAACGCGTTCAACTTCCCGCTGTGGGGCCCGCTGGAGAAGTTCGCGCCCGCGTTCGTCGCCGGGGTGCCGTCGCTGATCAAGCCCGCCTCGCAGACCGCGTACCTGACGGAGAAGCTGGTCGAGCTGATGCTGGCCTCCGGCCTGCTGCCCGAGGGCTCGGTGCAGCTGGTGACGGGCGGCGCGGGCGACCTGCTCGACCACCTCACCCCGCAGGACCTCGTCGGCTTCACGGGGTCGGCCTCCACGGCGCAGCTGCTGCGCACCCACCCCGCCGTGATCCGGTCGTCGGTGCGGTTCAACGCCGAGGCCGACTCGCTGAACTGCTCCATCCTGGGGCCGGACGCCGTGCCGGGCACCCCCGAGTTCGACCTGTTCGTGAAGCAGCTGGTCACCGAGATGACCGTCAAGGCGGGGCAGAAGTGCACGGCCATCCGGCGCGCGCTGGTGCCCGCCGCGCTGGTGGGCGCGGTGGCCGACGCGGCGCGGGACCGGCTCGCGAAGGTCGTCGTCGGCAACCCGGCCAACGAGTCGGTGCGGATGGGCGCGCTGGCCGGCCTGGAGCAGCGCGAAGAGGTGCGGCGGTCGCTGAAGGCGCTGCTGGAGGCCGGGGAGGTCGTCTTCGGCTCGCCCGACCGGGTGGACGTGGTGGACGCCGACGCCGAGCGCGGCGCGTTCCTGTCCCCGGTGCTGGTCAGGGCCGACCCGGACCGGGCACAGCCGCACGAGGTGGAGGCGTTCGGACCGGTGGCCACGCTGCTGCCGTACGACGGGCCGGCGCACGCGGTCGAGCTGGCCGCGCGCGGCGCGGGCAGCCTGGTCGGCTCGGTGGTGAGCCACGACGCCGACTTCGTGCGCGAGGTGGTGCTGGGCGTCGCGCCGTGGCACGGGCGGCTGCTGGTGCTCGACCGCGACGACGCGGGTGAGTCGACGGGGCACGGCTCGCCGCTGCCCGCCCTCGTGCACGGCGGGCCGGGGCGCGCGGGCGGCGGCGAGGAGATGGGCGGCATCCGCGGTGTGCTGCACCACCTCCAGCGGACCGCCGTCCAGGGCAGCCCGCGCGTGCTCACCTCCGTGACGGGCCGGTGGGTCGCCGGCGCGGACCGCCGCGAGTCGGACGTGCACCCGTTCCGCAAGTCGCTGGCCGAACTGCGCGTCGGCGACTCCGTGGTGGCCGGCCCGCGCGCGGTGACGCTGGCCGACATCGAGCACTTCGCGTCCTTCACCGGGGACACCTTCTACGCCCACATGGACGAGGAAGCGGCGGCGGCGAACCCGTTCTTCGGCGGCCGGGTCGCGCACGGGTACCTCGTGGTGTCGTTCGCGGCCGGGCTGTTCGTGTCGCCCGAGCCGGGTCCGGTGCTGGCGAACTACGGGCTGGAGAACCTGCGGTTCCTGACGCCCGTGTTCCCCGGTGACGAGCTGACGGTGACGTTGACCGCCAAGCAGATCACGCCGCGGGAGGACCAGGACTACGGGGAGGTGCGGTGGGACGCGGACCTGGTGAACCAGAAGGGCGAGTCGGTGGCCAGGTACGACGTGCTGACGCTGGTGGCCAAGACCGCCGGGTGA
- a CDS encoding LLM class flavin-dependent oxidoreductase, whose amino-acid sequence MQLSVLDRSRTRSGGSHADALRDTVEFARQAEALGYHRFWVSEHHGVPGVAGSAPTVLAAAIAGATSRIRVGTGGVMLPNHQPLVVAEQFGVLESLFPGRIDMGLGRSVGFTEPVRRALGHDKRDADEFGARLAELLSYFTGDAAVSGYPARGLRVPAFVLATGAGAEVAAAHGLPLVIAAVRGEEAMVRAVDGYRARFRPSAWADEPHVVVSSTVAVADTTEDAWRLLLPGAWSMAHSRTRGEFPPLIPPDEVLALDMTARERTYFEESLRGHVFGTPTEVAKALDGLVRRTGADEVLVTTSTYDRSAMLASYERLADLFTR is encoded by the coding sequence GTGCAGCTCTCCGTCCTCGACCGCTCGCGCACCCGCTCGGGTGGCTCGCACGCCGACGCGCTGCGGGACACCGTGGAGTTCGCCCGGCAGGCGGAGGCACTGGGTTACCACCGGTTCTGGGTGTCCGAGCACCACGGCGTGCCCGGCGTGGCGGGTTCGGCGCCCACCGTGCTGGCCGCCGCGATCGCCGGCGCGACCTCGCGCATCCGCGTCGGCACCGGCGGCGTGATGCTGCCCAACCACCAGCCGCTGGTCGTGGCCGAGCAGTTCGGCGTGCTGGAGTCGCTGTTCCCCGGCCGGATCGACATGGGCCTGGGCCGTTCGGTCGGTTTCACCGAGCCGGTCCGCAGGGCGCTGGGGCACGACAAGCGGGACGCGGACGAGTTCGGCGCGCGGCTGGCCGAACTGCTGTCCTACTTCACCGGCGACGCCGCCGTGTCCGGGTACCCGGCGCGCGGCCTGCGGGTGCCCGCGTTCGTCCTCGCGACCGGCGCGGGCGCGGAGGTCGCGGCGGCGCACGGCCTGCCGCTGGTCATCGCGGCGGTCCGGGGCGAGGAGGCGATGGTGCGGGCCGTCGACGGCTACCGCGCCCGGTTCCGCCCGTCGGCGTGGGCCGACGAGCCGCACGTGGTGGTCTCCTCGACCGTCGCGGTGGCCGACACCACCGAGGACGCGTGGCGGCTGCTGCTGCCCGGGGCGTGGTCGATGGCGCACTCCCGGACGCGCGGCGAGTTCCCGCCGCTCATCCCGCCGGACGAGGTGCTGGCGCTCGACATGACCGCGCGGGAGCGCACGTACTTCGAGGAGTCGTTGCGGGGCCACGTCTTCGGCACGCCGACCGAGGTGGCGAAGGCCCTGGACGGGCTCGTGCGGCGCACCGGGGCGGACGAGGTCCTGGTGACCACGAGCACCTACGACCGCTCGGCGATGCTCGCGTCCTACGAACGCCTGGCGGACCTGTTCACGCGGTGA
- a CDS encoding proteasome assembly chaperone family protein: MALDPEDLFEVDSDVPDLSGAVLLHHFDGFMDAGAAGSALVDHLLAVHEHRVVARFDVDDLIDYRARRPAMTYDTDRWEDYAAPELVVRLLHDSVGTPFLLLTGPEPDRRWEAVVAAVRSLVDRWGVRLAVSFHGIPMGVPHTRKLSVISHATRPELVAEASPFSRVQVPGNLSALLELRLGQTGHDAMGFAAYVPHYLAQGTYPAAAVGLLEALTKATGLVVPSAALHEAARRTNAEIARQVGESAEVAQVVEALERQYDAFTEASDNLLVTGDQPLPSADELGAEFERFLAERQRDR, encoded by the coding sequence GTGGCGCTGGACCCGGAGGATCTGTTCGAGGTCGACTCCGACGTCCCGGACCTGAGCGGAGCGGTGCTGCTGCACCACTTCGACGGCTTCATGGACGCGGGCGCGGCGGGTTCCGCCCTGGTCGACCACCTGCTGGCGGTGCACGAGCACCGGGTGGTGGCCCGGTTCGACGTGGACGACCTGATCGACTACCGCGCCCGGCGGCCCGCGATGACCTACGACACCGACCGGTGGGAGGACTACGCCGCCCCCGAGCTGGTGGTGCGCCTGCTGCACGACTCCGTCGGGACGCCGTTCCTGCTGCTGACCGGCCCGGAGCCGGACCGGCGGTGGGAAGCGGTGGTGGCGGCCGTGCGCTCGCTGGTCGACCGGTGGGGCGTGCGGCTGGCGGTGAGCTTCCACGGCATCCCGATGGGCGTCCCGCACACGCGCAAGCTGTCGGTGATCTCCCACGCCACGCGGCCGGAGCTGGTGGCCGAGGCGTCGCCGTTCAGCCGGGTGCAGGTGCCGGGCAACCTGTCGGCGCTGCTGGAGCTGCGGCTGGGGCAGACGGGGCACGACGCGATGGGGTTCGCCGCCTACGTGCCGCACTACCTCGCGCAGGGCACGTACCCGGCGGCGGCCGTCGGGCTGCTGGAGGCGTTGACGAAGGCGACCGGGCTGGTCGTGCCGTCCGCGGCGCTGCACGAGGCCGCGCGGCGCACGAACGCCGAGATCGCCCGCCAGGTGGGTGAGTCGGCGGAGGTCGCGCAGGTCGTGGAGGCGCTGGAGCGGCAGTACGACGCGTTCACCGAGGCGTCGGACAACCTGCTCGTCACCGGCGACCAGCCGCTGCCGAGCGCGGACGAGCTGGGCGCGGAGTTCGAGCGCTTCCTGGCGGAGCGGCAGCGGGACCGCTGA